GTTGCTATTGAAGTGCATGTAAAACTGACAATGGCAATGCAGCAACATAAGTGGTACACAGAGCATGAATTGTCTCTTGCTATGCTGGCAGAAAAGCTAAACATACATCCCAATTATCTTTCTCAGGTTATTAATGAAAAGGAAATGAAGAGTTTTTTTGATTATATCAACAGTCTTAGAGTAGAAGAATTTAAACGTCTTGTTTCTCTGCCAGAAAGTAACCAATACACCATGTTAAGTATTGCTTATGATTGTGGATTTAATTCTAAATCCTCATTCAATAAAAACTTTAAGAAAGTGACTGGTGTATCACCGTCAGAATATATTGCCGGGCTTTCTACAATAAAGTGATTGGCTTATTATGCAAGGTTTGATAAATAAAGATTATGGAAAACAAACTTTTTAGTTTTATATCAAAATACATTTCTCTGACAGAGGAAGAAAAGAACGTATTGCTTTCATTAAACCTTTTTCATACTTTAAAGAAAGGAGACGTCATACTCAAGGAAGGACAATACTCTAAAGAAAGCTATTTTGTTTTAAAAGGCTGTATCCGGACTTATTACATCATAGACGGTGAAGAAAAAACAACTGCTTTCTTTACAGAAATGGACGTGTTAACGCCACATTGTGTGATTAATAAAACAGCTTCCGACTATTTCATCAGTTGTGTAGAAGATTGTATTCTAAGCATTTCTAACAGTGAAATGGAGGCTGAAGTAAATAGTAAGTTCCCGAAGTTTGACATCATGTGTAGAAAATTGTCTGAAGAACTATTAGCTAAAAAGCAAATTGATTTTGATTTGTTTAAAACTTCTTCACCGGAAGAAAGATACCTGAACTTACTGGAGAACAGGCCGGACCTTATCCAGCGTGTTCCCCAAAATCAATTAGCAAGCTATTTGGGGATCCAGCCTCAATCATTAAGCAGGCTGAGAGCAAGAATTCTAGGGAAAAAGGGCTGACATTTATTTCTTAACTTAAGTGAAAGGATATTTTTTTCTCTAAAGACACTTTTGCCATATCATCTAAAACTAAAAGAGGATATGCAAAAGAAAAATTTATGGATAGTATTTGCATTGGTGCTAGCCGCTAATTTGCAGGTGAATGCACAAAATAACGATAGTACCTATAAAAAATGGTATGTCGGCAGCACACTGTATCTGTTGGGAAACTTAACCGAAAAGCACAATCCGAAATATATACAAGTAAATGTTGGATACAGAATAACACCTAAAGATGTTATTCATATAAGATTTAAAAAATCTGAGTATGACTGGCCTTTGGGCACACCCTGGAAGAACATTTTTGATGGAACAGAGGATACCTATCCCGGACATGCACGTATACTTGCTCCTACAGTAGGATACCAGCGGTTTTGGTGGAAAGGAGCCTTTACATCTGTATATGCTTTGAATGCTTTTGAAAAATATATGGATGTTAATAATAGAAAGATTGGAAATGGGTACACCCTTTATCTTGACTTCTATTTGGGTTACCAATTCAAGTTTTTTAAAGACCGCTTCTTTTTTGAACCGTCTATTGGATGCAGTTATTGGCCGGTAAGAACCAATGTTCCGGCATCTTTTAAAGCCGTAGAGAAAAAATGGAATAACTACTTTATTCAACCGGGGTTTGATTTCGGGTATAATTTCAACGTTAAACGAAAAAAATTAAAGTAGGAATCGGGCTCTCTTAAAAGTATCCTGAAGTTTTGGTCATTCCGAAATATTGTTGAGCTAATATTCATATACTGCGAAATTCTTTTAATAATTGATAGTGTACTGGTAAAGCGGTAATTCATCGATTGCTGGTCGTTAAACCTTTGCTTACTGAGGGAAAGACAAATGGGCTATGAAAGACATGAATATTTCTACTGCGAGGCTTACTATTCGACCGTTAGCGCTGAAAGATTTAGCTGACTTTCATTGTTATCGGTCGAATCCGGAAGTCACCAAGTATCAGGGTTTTGATGTTTTTACGTTACAGCAAGCAAAGCAATTTATAGAAGAGAATGCTACTAAGCAGTTTGGAAAGCCAGGTGAATGGGTACAATACGGAATTGAAAACACTGATACAGGGTATCTCATTGGCGACTGTGCCCTTAGACTAGATCAATACGACTCAAGGGTTGCAGAAATCGGTATCACTATTTCACATCTGGAGCAGCAAAAGGGATATGCGAAGGAAGTAATTGGCGGTGTTTTGACGTTTCTGTTTGATGTCCAACAAATACATCGAGTTGTTGTGATAGTGGATGCTGAAAATACTGCTGCAATTCATTTGTTTACAAGTTTGGCATTCCGGTTGGAAGGACATTTTGTTGAAAATGTTTTCTTTAAAGGGAAATGGGGAAGTGAATTTCAATTCGCCATGTTACAACGAGAATGGGACAGCAGAGCGTGAAACATTTTTTGCACTAAGTGACAAATATTCTTTTTCCCATAACTATTGGTTGACAATCATGGATACACAAAAAAAACAACTCATTACCTGGGATGGCGTAAATGTCTGTGTAAGGCTGAAACTAGCTGCGCTTTGGACCAGTCTGATGTTTCTCATAATTTATCTTGATTATTTCCACCTTTACATGCCTGGAAAGATTGAGGATATTAGTCAAGGAAAGGTGTACATTTTTGAAATTACACAAGGGTTTTTATTCGGTGCTCTTTCTTCAGTGGCCATTCCAACTCTAATGATATTCTTTTCTGTCGCGTTTTCAGTTAGCGTCAATCGCTGGACGAATATTACAGTTGCTTCTGTTTATATTCCTTTCATGCTGTTCAATTTAGCAGGGGAAGCTTGGCCGCACATGGTGTTTGGCGCTTTTCTAGAAGTTGTTCTTCTTAGCTTAATTATAATCTATGCTTGGAAATGGCCTCGAATT
The Phnomibacter ginsenosidimutans genome window above contains:
- a CDS encoding Crp/Fnr family transcriptional regulator, coding for MENKLFSFISKYISLTEEEKNVLLSLNLFHTLKKGDVILKEGQYSKESYFVLKGCIRTYYIIDGEEKTTAFFTEMDVLTPHCVINKTASDYFISCVEDCILSISNSEMEAEVNSKFPKFDIMCRKLSEELLAKKQIDFDLFKTSSPEERYLNLLENRPDLIQRVPQNQLASYLGIQPQSLSRLRARILGKKG
- a CDS encoding GNAT family N-acetyltransferase, with protein sequence MKDMNISTARLTIRPLALKDLADFHCYRSNPEVTKYQGFDVFTLQQAKQFIEENATKQFGKPGEWVQYGIENTDTGYLIGDCALRLDQYDSRVAEIGITISHLEQQKGYAKEVIGGVLTFLFDVQQIHRVVVIVDAENTAAIHLFTSLAFRLEGHFVENVFFKGKWGSEFQFAMLQREWDSRA
- a CDS encoding DUF6326 family protein — its product is MDTQKKQLITWDGVNVCVRLKLAALWTSLMFLIIYLDYFHLYMPGKIEDISQGKVYIFEITQGFLFGALSSVAIPTLMIFFSVAFSVSVNRWTNITVASVYIPFMLFNLAGEAWPHMVFGAFLEVVLLSLIIIYAWKWPRIEK